The following coding sequences lie in one Arachis hypogaea cultivar Tifrunner chromosome 4, arahy.Tifrunner.gnm2.J5K5, whole genome shotgun sequence genomic window:
- the LOC112796747 gene encoding uncharacterized protein has product MSSTILFFLPITITLLISFPTTTRTDDPCPYPCYPPPTAPGGGTGTTTPTTPTAPPAPPQSGTGYGYPPPSGGNNNNNYPYNPTPPYGGGDGGDSSGGYGGATPPPPDPILPYFPFYYRKPPHKPEDSSSSSLATTQKWTVMIIVAISSTSFFYLL; this is encoded by the coding sequence ATGTCCTCCACCATTCTCTTCTTTCTCCCAATAACCATAACACTCCTCATCAGTTTTCCGACCACCACAAGAACCGACGATCCTTGTCCCTATCCATGTTACCCTCCACCCACCGCTCCTGGCGGCGGCACCGGCACTACTACTCCTACAACCCCTACAGCACCGCCGGCACCACCGCAATCCGGTACCGGTTACGGATATCCACCACCTTCTGGCgggaataataacaataattacccTTATAACCCTACACCACCTTATGGTGGCGGAGATGGCGGCGACAGCAGCGGCGGTTATGGTGGCGCTACTCCACCACCACCGGACCCTATTCTACCTTACTTTCCATTCTACTATAGAAAGCCACCTCACAAGCCAgaagactcttcttcttcttcattggcTACTACGCAAAAATGGACAGTGATGATCATTGTTGCAATTTCTTCTActagttttttttatttgctataa